In a single window of the Podospora pseudocomata strain CBS 415.72m chromosome 2 map unlocalized CBS415.72m_2, whole genome shotgun sequence genome:
- a CDS encoding uncharacterized protein (antiSMASH:Cluster_1; EggNog:ENOG503PFDI; COG:S) — MASSKPRQPRLRASCDGCFHAKVKCSKARPICSRCLACGIECRYSPSSRAGKPKSDGSSNTQSTTPTDMTGMTSPVSDDKGMLYSVHQTAHPLYKLETGWHTPPTSVDGSMSRTHSMSGLAMLGMETGSTTHVDPTMATDIYSTGMPWTPPNDMSSQFVDSPAMAAQLNHGRSHSYDFAMSAAMPPWTDPTAADMYTYGQTQIPTPGSMSATYFPSPTATPQLRSTPRTKSSSSSASSGGSCTCFTACLQSLQALHNASSPGAPPFDLVLSLNRKAVEGCASMLSCPRCMSRSGTHTAAMLLATVIGKITSFYKNASHTYFENGSIPAATSPNALGVSLGGYTLMGEEGRWLELEILARELRKLEEVYAQFREVCADLSEDPEVSRAMIGYLGHNLGSTLEVIHHRKSDIAYT, encoded by the coding sequence ATGGCTTCCTCAAAGCCCCGTCAACCTCGTCTACGCGCCTCATGTGATGGCTGCTTTCATGCCAAGGTCAAGTGCTCCAAGGCAAGGCCAATATGTTCTCGCTGTCTAGCTTGTGGGATCGAATGCCGGTATTCCCCATCTAGCAGGGCCGGGAAACCAAAATCCGATGGCAGCTCCAACACACAGTCGACAACGCCCACTGATATGACGGGAATGACCTCGCCAGTATCTGACGACAAGGGCATGCTGTACTCGGTCCACCAGACAGCGCACCCACTATACAAGCTGGAAACTGGATGGCACACACCTCCCACTAGCGTGGATGGAAGCATGAGCCGAACGCATTCCATGTCTGGGTTGGCTATGCTGGGTATGGAAACAGGTTCGACCACCCACGTGGATCCGACAATGGCCACCGACATCTACTCGACAGGCATGCCTTGGACCCCACCCAACGACATGTCTTCCCAGTTTGTTGACTCCCCAGCCATGGCAGCCCAGCTCAACCACGGGCGTTCCCATTCGTACGACTTTGCCATGTCGGCAGCCATGCCGCCTTGGACCGATCCAACTGCCGCAGACATGTACACATACGGCCAAACACAGATCCCGACGCCTGGAAGCATGTCAGCTACCTATTTCCCCAGCCCTACCGCGACGCCCCAGCTGAGGTCAACACCAAGGACAAAGTCCTCGTCGAgctcggcaagctctggggGCTCCTGCACATGCTTTACCGCTTGTTTGCAGTCGTTACAAGCACTTCACAATGCCTCCAGCCCTGGAGCGCCACCCTTCGACCTCGTGCTGTCTTTGAACCGCAAAGCAGTGGAGGGATGTGCCTCGATGCTCAGTTGCCCACGATGCATGAGCAGGTCAGGAACACACACGGCAGCGATGCTGCTCGCGACCGTCATTGGCAAGATCACCTCCTTCTATAAGAACGCATCCCACACCTATTTTGAGAACGGCAGTATCCCAGCGGCGACGTCACCAAATGCGCTGGGAGTTAGCCTGGGCGGATACACGCTTatgggggaagagggaagatgGCTCGAGCTGGAGATCCTGGCGCGTGAGCTACGAAAGCTGGAAGAGGTGTATGCTCAGTTTCGTGAGGTTTGTGCAGATCTATCTGAAGACCCCGAAGTCAGCCGGGCCATGATTGGATACCTCGGGCACAACCTCGGGTCCACCCTCGAAGTCATACACCACAGGAAAAGCGACATTGCCTACACATAG
- a CDS encoding uncharacterized protein (antiSMASH:Cluster_1): MRTGTKPPSLAIRLDIITKVTQGLGSCVALRRMKQLHPSRNPALFGTFLFDCQVPGQQTDLIATRDAVAHSPRPIAASNRRIASHVYVITTRIMDRFGTDAVHYIPNSQPRTHTHTYTFGRSRVSWARLSLRLLDGMRGQEP; this comes from the exons ATGCGGACAGG CACAAAGCCACCATCGCTGGCCATTCGTCTCGACATTATCACCAAAGTGACCCAAGGCCTTGGATCATGTGTCGCGTTGAGACGTATGAAGCAACTCCACCCTTCTCGCAACCCAGCCCTGTTTGGGACATTCCTCTTCGATTGCCAGGTTCCAGGCCAGCAAACAGACCTCATCGCG ACAAGAGATGCTGTAGCACACTCACCAAGACCTATCGCCGCCAGCAACAGGCGTATCGCATCGCACGTATATGTCATCACGACCCGGATTATGGACAGATTTGGAACAGACGCAGTACACTACATACCTAACAGCCAACCaagaacacacacacacacatacacattTGGCCGGTCCCGAGTATCGTGGGCGCGCCTCTCTTTGAGACTGTTGGACGGTATGCGAGGGCAAGAACCCTGA
- a CDS encoding uncharacterized protein (antiSMASH:Cluster_1) — protein sequence MREFGFLPSGEGGLLSKMAISNCLHNLCRMFQKRPVSGQVVDCALGPIDVSADRPRESGCGL from the coding sequence ATGCGTGAGTTTGGTTTCCTGCcctcgggggaggggggcttgTTGTCGAAGATGGCGATCAGCAACTGCTTGCACAACCTGTGTCGAATGTTCCAAAAACGGCCAGTCAGCGGTCAAGTTGTCGACTGCGCATTAGGGCCGATTGATGTGTCTGCTGACAGGCCTCGCGAGAGCGGTTGCGGGCTTTGA
- a CDS encoding uncharacterized protein (antiSMASH:Cluster_1): MDHLNHPNHTTPAAREGHLQRVQICSWLGYLRRVAFPPFQHSTMASKPRFSPLVTSACPTCGWIPRIHYTLTTPHPLPLIMES, translated from the exons ATGGACCACCTtaaccaccccaaccacacTACTCCTGCGGCACGAGAAGGCCACCTCCAG AGAGTTCAGATCTGCTCATGGCTCGGCTACTTGCGCCGGGTGGCCTTTCCGCCATTCCAACATTCCACCATGGCTTCGAAGCCACGTTTTTCACCACTTGTCACATCGGCCTGTCCAACTTGTGGCTGGATTCCTCGAATTCACTACACGCTCACAACCCCGCACCCACTACCACTGATCATGGAGAGTTAG
- a CDS encoding uncharacterized protein (antiSMASH:Cluster_1): protein MEFVDSCSHLPSHSRYHISVVPEYSLSPIIPYSERTRREEEWPQTVTFPTTVAGDTINES from the exons ATGGAGTTTGTCGATTCTTGTTCGCATCTCCCATCCCACTCCAGATATCACATCAGCGTTGTTCCTGAATACTCTTTG TCACCTATCATCCCGTACTCCGAACGGACccggcgagaagaagaatggcCGCAAACTGTCACATTCCCAACTACCGTGGCCGGAGATACAATCAACGAGTCTTGA
- a CDS encoding uncharacterized protein (EggNog:ENOG503Q3YH; COG:L) — protein MVRDDIPEEGPGDVQPTNKVFCTYCGKGFTRKEHLERHLPQHTNIKPHVCQFCKIGFSRRDLLQRHISSLHEQGPIDAITGGMMTVTGRTPISCQNCATAKTGCDKKVPCTRCAEKSLHCEARYARRSSKAAIRVQQAHAAQASAVASHQQAAAAASAAAAAAAAANFMAYPAAPFGHVSHLPATINPSYMDLLRGVPLKMEEKMESITVDTKPHRSPMKSPMVTHSISPPSFPSPHNRGDMGMDEYMGDMTDPQYFLSPWDTYTIGGIDMYQADPGAIPLERADISMDFGVNDLSAPTSEPMTASSSRGSHTRETSIVSAAEYETTVRQRQNQHGQADLSLSTMPTDSSIPEFEVVQVAEGAWNLARCLPPLPTTNCPRTAIVHLECLEKKSKQEGTWSSLEKYLEQAPDVADLGSVVPIKDRTRDQLLAITQGFLYKALDIHRSSIPPSSYRPGHPNAGEPSNFNYIVLPPSKILEYFLSSYVRSLSVYYPLVNGGVDPNEMLLQDNLASTLLVLLMIAQGAAAMPMAEARYLSAGLTETCRISLFDIVEKDVELSADPITLRCALLFLVLGAWSGDKWLMDIAMGQRGMYISMLKHASMMESQPAMIPVFNKSSDLELEWHHWKERERRNRLVYNYVMLDQELSLFHDVTPLFAITELKCPLPGPEPLWQCQKSAEWLNKMQSAYGSTANVNPQLLEAATVTPSLCDLFQDFLHDNLSRRQSQGGLSPQQLRLLLHPIQSLICHLRQMLSCFSDVLSGGPISRSRNPGTITRSSTQQRMDEVQTLLAKWYDMTRAYLQREPNCPITRCNLVLYHLISLNATANFPEIERLARREAFSAEGTDWSWELNLRSKRCIFQRDQSMYHCGQVFKLLRAMPNNRRPAWWSAAMYRATMVLWAMSLTWGQNPGLVDAGGAGAGVAGSSTSPVIKQQNPEEGGVIAAAGAGAGAGAGGGGGEQVVVIDQITTEEEKRVMPVLWEDSTVVALTRLPQQGGGTVVIKTRESKPGESSGEILRYAIQNIDAGFSSRVGDGIKRKLEQLGKNWDGGAGSEVHGLPVMR, from the exons ATGGTTCGAGACGACATCCCAGAGGAAGGACCTGGTGATGTGCAGCCCACCAACAAGGTGTTCTGTACATACTGCGGAAAGGGCTTCACTCGCAAAGAGCATCTCGAAAGACATCTTCCACAGC acaccaacatcaaaccaCACGTCTGTCAGTTTTGCAAGATAGGCTTCAGCCGTCG GGACTTGCTGCAACGGCACATCTCCTCGCTCCACGAACAAGGCCCCATCGATGCTATCACGGGCGGTATGATGACTGTCACAGGACGGACACCCATTTCGTGCCAGAACTGTGCCACGGCAAAGACAGGATGTGACAAAAAGGTGCCATGTACGAGGTGCGCTGAAAAGAGCCTCCACTGTGAGGCTCGCTATGCCCGACGGTCGTCCAAGGCGGCTATTCGTGTCCAGCAGGCACATGCTGCGCAAGCAAGCGCTGTTGCATCCCATCAacaggcggcggcagcagcttcggctgctgctgctgctgctgctgctgccaattTCATGGCATACCCTGCCGCTCCGTTTGGCCATGTGTCACACTTGCCTGcgaccatcaacccctcgtACATGGACCTTTTGAGAGGTGTTCCACTTAAGATGGAGGAAAAGATGGAATCAATCACAGTGGACACGAAGCCACACCGCTCTCCCATGAAGTCTCCCATGGTCACCCATTCTATCAGCCCGCCTAGCTTTCCCTCGCCACACAACCGGGGTGATATGGGCATGGATGAGTACATGGGTGACATGACGGACCCCCAGTACTTTTTGTCGCCCTGGGACACCTACACGATCGGCGGTATCGACATGTACCAAGCTGATCCTGGGGCCATCCCGCTGGAAAGGGCTGACATTTCGATGGACTTTGGTGTAAACGATCTGTCTGCCCCTACATCAGAGCCGATGACGGCGAGTTCCTCGCGCGGGTCACACACCAGGGAGACGAGCATCGTCTCGGCAGCGGAATATGAAACTACAGTGAGGCAACGGCAAAATCAGCATGGACAGGCGGATTTGTCCTTGTCGACCATGCCGACCGACAGCTCCATCCCCGAGTTTGAAGTTGTGCAGGTGGCCGAAGGGGCGTGGAACCTGGCGCGATGTTTACCGCCTTTGCCCACAACCAACTGCCCACGCACGGCGATTGTGCATCTCGAGTGCCTGGAGAAAAAGTCAAAACAAGAAGGGACGTGGAGTTCGTTGGAGAAATACCTGGAGCAAGCGCCAGACGTGGCTGATTTGGGGTCGGTGGTGCCGATCAAGGACCGCACACGTGATCAGCTGCTGGCTATCACGCAAGGATTCCTCTACAAGGCTCTCGACATTCATCGCAGCAGCATTCCGCCCTCCTCATACAGGCCTGGACATCCCAACGCCGGGGAACCTTCCAACTTCAACTACATTGTGCTGCCGCCGTCCAAGATTTTGGAGTATTTTTTGAGCAGCTATGTCAGAAGTTTGTCGGTGTACTACCCCTTGGTCAACGGGGGCGTGGATCCCAATGAAATGCTGCTGCAGGACAACTTGGCCTCGACACTCTTGGTCCTGCTCATGATTGCCCAAGGAGCGGCTGCGATGCCCATGGCTGAGGCGCGATACCTTTCGGCTGGCTTGACCGAGACGTGCCGGATTTCGTTATTTGATATTGTCGAAAAAGACGTCGAGTTGTCAGCAGACCCGATTACTCTGCGGTGCGCTTTACTTTTCCTCGTGCTGGGTGCGTGGAGCGGTGACAAGTGGTTGATGGACATTGCCATGGGTCAGCGGGGGATGTATATTTCC ATGCTCAAACACGCAAGCATGATGGAGTCGCAGCCTGCCATGATTCCTGTGTTCAACAAGTCCAGCGACCTTGAGCTGGAATGGCACCAttggaaagaaagagaaagaaggaaCAGGCTGGTTTACAACTACGTCATGCTCGACCAGGagctctccctcttccacgACGTCACGCCCCTTTTTGCCATCACCGAACTCAAATGTCCTCTCCCCGGCCCGGAGCCCCTCTGGCAGTGCCAGAAATCCGCTGAATGGCTCAACAAGATGCAATCGGCGTACGGCTCCACTGCCAACGTGAacccccagctcctcgaaGCCGCCACCGTGACGCCCTCCCTCTGCGATTTGTTCCAAGACTTCCTCCATGACAACCTCTCCCGCCGCCAGAGCCAAGGCGGCCTCTCGCCCCAGCAGCTcagactcctcctccatcccatccagtCCCTCATCTGCCACCTCCGCCAAATGCTCTCTTGCTTTTCTGACGTTCTCAGCGGCGGTCCCATTTCTCGCTCGCGCAACCCGGGCACCATCAcccgctcctccacccagcAGCGCATGGACGAGGTGCAAACCCTTTTGGCCAAGTGGTATGACATGACGCGGGCTTATCTGCAAAGAGAACCAAACTGCCCCATAACGCGTTGCAACCTGGTGCTATACCAtctcatctccctcaacgcGACGGCCAACTTTCCCGAGATTGAAAGACTTGCCAGGAGGGAAGCGTTTTCGGCCGAGGGCACGGACTGGTCGTGGGAGTTGAATCTGAGGTCGAAGAGGTGCATTTTCCAACGGGATCAGTCGATGTACCACTGCGGGCAGGTTTTCAAGTTGTTGAGGGCGATGCCGAACAATCGGCGGCCGGCGTGGTGGAGCGCGGCGATGTATAGAGCTACCATGGTGCTTTGGGCCATGAGTTTGACTTGGGGGCAGAATCCGGGGTTAGTGGATGCTGGCGGCGCTggggctggtgttgctggttcGTCGACGTCACCGGTTATCAAGCAGCAGAATccggaggagggtggtgtgaTTGCCgcggcgggggcgggggcgggagcgggagcgggaggagggggaggggaacaAGTGGTGGTTATCGATCAGATAActacggaggaggagaagagggtgatgcCGGTTTTGTGGGAGGACTCTACGGTTGTAGCGCTGACGAGATTGCCGCAGCAAGGAGGTGGGACGGTCGTGATTAAGACGAGGGAAAGCAAACCGGGGGAGTCGTCGGGGGAGATTTTGAGGTATGCGATTCAGAATATTGATGCTGGGTTCAGCtcgagggtgggggatgggattAAAAGGAAGTTGGAGCAGCTGGGGAAGAACTGGGACGGAGGAGCCGGTTCAGAGGTCCATGGGCTTCCAGTCATGAGGTGA